Proteins from a single region of Belliella baltica DSM 15883:
- a CDS encoding glutamine synthetase III — protein MATLRQKALLKAQERPIVSVTAPSLKISDYFGVNVFGTKQMKESLAPSVYKKVTEAIDKGSKIDPSTAEEISSAVKTWALAKGVTHYTHWFQPLTGSTAEKHDAFFDAHAGIEKFKGSALVQQEPDASSFPNGGIRSTFEARGYTAWDPSSPIFIFGNTLCIPTIFVAYTGEALDYKTPLLKSIEAINEASVAICQLFDRNVKKITPSLGVEQEYFVIDKALFATRPDLVMAGRSVFGHNPARGQQLDDHYFGTIPTRVKDFMMDFEIEALKLGIPVSTRHNEVAPGQFEVAPLFEEINKAVDHNQLLMDVMDKVAERHSLKVLFHEKPFAGVNGSGKHNNWSLITDTGVNLFQPSNSARENLQFLTFLVATVKAVYDYADLLRASIASAGNDFRLGANEAPPAIISVFLGSTLTGILDELEKNGNIKIEKGDNMYMKLGISKIPEIILDNTDRNRTSPFAFTGNKFEFRAVGSQANSAGPMTVLNVIVAETLKQMAKDIEKETASGKEKKIAIVNVLRKYIKDSKKVRFEGDGYSEEWEKEAAKRGLSNLKSTPFALDTYLEKKSLEVFSKHNVLSEVELHARHEIMLENYIKKVQIESRVMGDLALNHIIPTAILYQNKLIENANGLQGLGLDNTAAIETIKDVSRHLESLKSNVNQMIEARKKLNKEEDIVKQAKGYSLEVKEAFFDKIRYAVDKLELLVDDESWPLVKYREMLFIK, from the coding sequence ATGGCAACTTTAAGACAAAAAGCGCTTTTAAAAGCACAAGAAAGACCAATCGTGTCAGTTACGGCACCTTCTTTAAAGATCTCCGATTACTTTGGAGTCAATGTTTTTGGTACCAAACAAATGAAGGAGTCCTTGGCGCCTTCGGTTTATAAGAAAGTAACAGAAGCGATAGACAAAGGATCTAAAATTGATCCTAGTACAGCAGAGGAAATTTCTTCAGCAGTCAAAACTTGGGCATTGGCAAAAGGTGTGACACATTATACACATTGGTTTCAGCCTTTGACAGGATCGACTGCAGAGAAGCATGATGCTTTTTTTGATGCACATGCTGGGATTGAAAAGTTTAAAGGATCAGCATTAGTTCAGCAAGAGCCAGATGCATCTTCTTTTCCAAATGGAGGTATTCGTTCGACATTTGAGGCGAGAGGTTATACAGCTTGGGATCCTTCTTCGCCAATATTTATATTTGGTAATACACTTTGTATTCCGACGATTTTCGTAGCCTATACAGGAGAAGCACTGGATTATAAAACTCCACTTTTAAAATCAATTGAAGCAATCAACGAAGCTTCCGTAGCCATTTGCCAGCTTTTTGATAGAAATGTGAAGAAAATCACACCTTCCTTGGGTGTTGAACAAGAATATTTTGTGATAGATAAAGCTCTTTTTGCTACAAGACCAGATCTTGTTATGGCAGGTAGATCTGTTTTTGGTCATAATCCAGCTAGAGGTCAGCAGTTAGACGATCACTATTTTGGAACAATTCCGACTAGAGTGAAAGACTTTATGATGGACTTTGAAATTGAAGCTTTGAAATTGGGTATTCCTGTTTCGACTAGGCATAATGAAGTAGCTCCAGGTCAATTTGAAGTCGCTCCACTTTTTGAAGAAATCAACAAAGCTGTTGATCATAATCAGCTTTTGATGGATGTGATGGATAAAGTTGCTGAAAGACATAGTTTGAAAGTCTTGTTTCATGAAAAGCCATTCGCTGGAGTAAATGGATCTGGAAAACACAATAACTGGTCTTTGATTACAGATACCGGTGTGAACTTATTCCAGCCAAGCAACTCTGCTAGAGAGAATCTACAGTTTTTGACTTTCTTGGTAGCGACTGTAAAGGCAGTTTATGACTACGCTGATTTGTTAAGAGCAAGTATTGCTTCTGCGGGAAATGACTTTAGACTTGGAGCAAATGAAGCACCGCCTGCCATTATTTCTGTATTCCTTGGCTCTACTTTGACAGGGATTCTTGACGAACTAGAGAAAAATGGAAATATCAAGATTGAAAAGGGTGATAACATGTATATGAAATTGGGAATTTCAAAAATTCCTGAAATCATCTTGGACAATACAGATAGAAATCGAACATCACCATTTGCTTTCACAGGAAATAAGTTTGAGTTTAGAGCGGTAGGTTCCCAAGCCAATTCAGCTGGTCCGATGACAGTATTGAATGTGATCGTTGCCGAGACTTTGAAGCAAATGGCAAAAGATATCGAAAAGGAAACTGCTTCAGGTAAGGAAAAGAAAATTGCTATCGTAAATGTTTTAAGAAAATATATCAAGGATAGTAAAAAAGTTAGATTTGAAGGAGATGGGTATTCTGAAGAATGGGAAAAAGAAGCAGCGAAAAGAGGTCTTTCTAACTTAAAAAGTACTCCATTTGCATTAGATACTTATCTGGAGAAAAAGTCACTAGAAGTCTTTTCAAAGCATAATGTCCTTTCAGAAGTTGAGCTGCATGCAAGACATGAAATCATGCTTGAAAACTATATCAAAAAAGTTCAGATAGAATCTCGAGTAATGGGTGATTTGGCACTGAATCATATTATCCCAACTGCAATTTTATATCAAAATAAACTGATTGAAAATGCCAATGGTCTTCAAGGGCTAGGTTTGGATAATACAGCTGCTATCGAAACAATCAAAGATGTAAGCCGTCATTTAGAATCCTTAAAATCAAATGTAAATCAAATGATTGAAGCTAGGAAAAAACTAAATAAAGAGGAGGATATTGTAAAGCAAGCTAAAGGTTATAGCCTTGAAGTTAAAGAAGCTTTCTTTGACAAAATTAGATATGCCGTTGACAAGCTAGAACTTTTGGTAGATGATGAATCCTGGCCATTAGTAAAGTATAGAGAAATGTTATTTATTAAGTAA
- the mtaB gene encoding tRNA (N(6)-L-threonylcarbamoyladenosine(37)-C(2))-methylthiotransferase MtaB, with translation MKKVAFYTLGCKLNYSETSTISRMFENKGYQKVEFDETPDIFIINTCSVTENADKKCKKIVKEAKKISPNSYVTIIGCYAQLKPQEISEIKGVDAVLGAAEKFRLIELLDGFAKEQETKVLASEIQDATIFNNAYSMHDRTRTFLKVQDGCNYGCAFCTIPLARGKSRSDSTENILKSVREIAQTDVKEVVLTGVNIGDFGIQEGKREERFIDLIKAIDGVDGIDRFRISSIEPNLLTNEAIEFVSKSKRFVPHFHVPLQSGSNEILRKMGRRYLRELYEDRVNKIKTLMPHCCIGVDVIVGFPGETDELFLETYNFLNELDISYLHVFTYSERANTRAVDMDGVVPIKTRNERSKMLRILSEKKRRKFYEDNLGNTFTVLFEEDIEDGKMHGFTENYIRVAAKYDPILINELKMVSLKEINEKGTVEVLEPEASYESH, from the coding sequence GTGAAAAAAGTAGCATTCTATACATTAGGTTGTAAGTTAAATTATTCTGAGACATCTACCATCAGTAGAATGTTTGAAAACAAGGGGTATCAAAAAGTTGAATTTGACGAGACTCCCGATATTTTTATAATAAATACCTGCTCTGTAACTGAGAATGCAGACAAAAAATGTAAAAAGATCGTCAAAGAGGCTAAAAAAATATCTCCAAATTCTTATGTGACGATTATTGGATGCTATGCTCAATTAAAACCTCAAGAAATTTCCGAAATTAAAGGTGTGGATGCCGTACTAGGAGCAGCTGAAAAATTTAGATTAATTGAGCTTTTAGATGGTTTTGCCAAAGAGCAGGAAACAAAAGTTTTAGCCTCCGAAATTCAGGATGCAACTATTTTCAACAATGCCTATTCTATGCATGACAGAACAAGAACTTTTTTGAAAGTTCAGGATGGTTGTAATTATGGCTGTGCATTTTGCACTATCCCTCTTGCACGAGGAAAAAGCAGAAGTGACAGTACTGAAAATATCCTTAAATCAGTAAGAGAAATTGCTCAAACTGATGTGAAAGAAGTAGTTCTTACAGGAGTGAATATTGGAGATTTTGGAATTCAAGAGGGAAAAAGAGAAGAAAGGTTTATAGACTTGATCAAGGCAATTGATGGAGTTGATGGAATAGATAGGTTTAGAATTTCTTCTATTGAACCAAATTTATTGACAAACGAAGCCATAGAATTTGTTTCCAAATCAAAAAGATTTGTCCCTCATTTTCACGTTCCACTTCAATCTGGAAGTAACGAGATTTTAAGAAAAATGGGCAGAAGATATCTTCGTGAGCTTTATGAAGACCGAGTAAATAAAATCAAAACCTTAATGCCGCATTGCTGCATAGGTGTCGATGTAATTGTAGGATTTCCTGGAGAGACTGATGAATTATTTTTAGAAACTTATAATTTTCTAAACGAATTAGATATTTCATATCTACATGTATTTACATATTCAGAACGAGCAAATACAAGGGCAGTTGACATGGATGGTGTGGTACCAATAAAGACGAGGAATGAAAGGTCCAAAATGCTCAGAATTCTGTCGGAGAAAAAGAGAAGAAAATTCTATGAAGATAATCTAGGAAATACATTTACGGTTCTATTTGAAGAGGATATCGAAGATGGTAAAATGCATGGATTTACCGAAAATTACATCAGAGTAGCAGCCAAATATGATCCTATATTAATCAACGAGCTCAAAATGGTAAGTTTAAAAGAAATAAATGAAAAGGGGACTGTAGAAGTTCTTGAACCAGAAGCAAGCTATGAATCACATTAA
- the lpxK gene encoding tetraacyldisaccharide 4'-kinase, with the protein MRWFVPLLYPFSLLYDLGTRLRNRMFDVGLKKSIEFSIPTIVVGNLSMGGTGKTPFVELLIRLFSEKYQICTLSRGYGRTTKGFILANKNATASQIGDEPFQIYSKFGDKINVAVGEERILAIPEIIAQKPETEVVILDDAFQHRYVKGDLNIMLTTYQKPFFEDKVVPLGTLREAKVGARRAGVIIVTKCPSDMANDSKRRLSLEIKKNNPQVKVIFAGLKYGNPIDIGYSSKINFQNVILVSGIADNSLFKKEVKKQYQVVKEFTFSDHHHYKINDVKKIVEFMKDWPDSVILTTEKDAVKLKAPIFREYLEEIAIFALPIEVNLSEEDLLWLEKSVSKVIKDKGYIREI; encoded by the coding sequence ATGCGTTGGTTTGTTCCGCTGCTTTATCCTTTTTCTTTACTCTATGATTTGGGTACACGTCTTAGAAATCGAATGTTTGACGTTGGATTGAAAAAAAGTATTGAATTTTCTATTCCTACCATTGTTGTTGGTAATTTAAGTATGGGAGGAACAGGGAAAACGCCTTTTGTAGAGTTATTGATCAGGCTTTTTTCTGAAAAATATCAAATTTGCACACTCAGCAGAGGATATGGTCGTACGACAAAAGGATTTATTCTAGCAAATAAGAATGCTACAGCTTCACAAATTGGTGATGAACCTTTTCAGATTTATTCAAAGTTTGGCGATAAAATTAATGTGGCAGTAGGAGAAGAGCGTATTCTTGCCATTCCTGAAATAATAGCTCAAAAACCAGAAACTGAAGTTGTCATTTTAGACGATGCTTTTCAACATCGCTATGTGAAGGGTGATTTAAATATTATGTTGACGACCTATCAGAAGCCATTTTTTGAAGATAAAGTTGTTCCACTAGGAACCTTGAGAGAAGCAAAAGTTGGCGCACGGAGAGCAGGAGTAATCATAGTTACTAAGTGTCCTAGTGATATGGCTAATGATTCTAAAAGACGATTATCTCTAGAGATTAAAAAAAATAATCCACAAGTGAAGGTTATTTTTGCAGGTTTAAAATATGGGAATCCAATTGATATTGGTTATTCATCAAAGATTAATTTTCAAAATGTGATTCTAGTTTCAGGAATTGCAGATAACAGTTTATTCAAAAAAGAAGTAAAAAAACAATATCAAGTTGTCAAAGAATTTACATTTTCTGATCATCATCATTATAAAATCAATGATGTTAAAAAAATCGTTGAATTCATGAAAGATTGGCCTGATTCAGTAATTTTAACAACTGAAAAAGATGCAGTCAAACTTAAAGCGCCTATATTTCGAGAATATTTAGAAGAAATTGCGATTTTTGCTCTTCCAATTGAAGTTAACCTAAGTGAAGAAGATTTACTTTGGCTAGAAAAGAGTGTTTCAAAGGTGATAAAGGACAAAGGTTATATCCGTGAGATTTAG
- a CDS encoding tRNA-(ms[2]io[6]A)-hydroxylase: MSWEESTKQKMLHLQLPTDPRWVDIAEMNIKDILVDHAYCEQKAASSCISLIINFYDFEEVTEVLIPVVAEEWGHFERVIEHLNKRKFALGKPRKDEYVIKLLDFVKKGGSRQQQLTEHLLMNALIEARSCERFKLLSQQIKDDELKKFYYELMISEAGHYVNFIELARKIYDKEKVNLRWQEWLTYEAEIIKNLEIRGDRMH, encoded by the coding sequence ATGAGCTGGGAAGAAAGTACAAAACAAAAAATGCTGCATTTGCAGCTGCCAACAGATCCACGCTGGGTTGACATTGCAGAGATGAATATCAAAGATATTTTGGTAGATCACGCTTATTGTGAGCAAAAAGCTGCATCCTCTTGCATTTCTTTAATAATCAATTTTTATGATTTTGAGGAAGTTACGGAGGTTTTAATACCAGTGGTTGCTGAAGAATGGGGGCATTTTGAAAGAGTAATTGAGCATTTGAACAAAAGAAAATTTGCTCTTGGGAAGCCTAGAAAAGATGAATATGTAATCAAACTACTAGATTTTGTTAAAAAAGGGGGGAGCAGACAGCAACAACTCACCGAACATTTGTTGATGAATGCTTTGATAGAAGCTAGAAGTTGTGAGCGTTTTAAGTTACTTTCTCAGCAAATCAAAGACGATGAGCTGAAAAAATTTTACTACGAATTGATGATTTCTGAAGCAGGCCATTATGTGAATTTCATAGAGTTAGCAAGAAAAATCTATGATAAAGAAAAAGTGAATTTGCGTTGGCAAGAGTGGCTTACTTATGAAGCTGAAATTATTAAAAATCTTGAAATTCGTGGAGACCGCATGCATTGA
- a CDS encoding Nif3-like dinuclear metal center hexameric protein has protein sequence MVYTISDVVSYLEKLAPPAYQESYDNAQLLTGNPKDKVKGILCSLDATEEVIDEAMKLDCNLVVAHHPIVFKGLRSLTGKNYVERTIIKAIKNDIAIYAIHTNLDHVAIGVNKKICDQLGLEKTKVLSPKKELLTKLTTFVPHANINSVLEALFEAGAGRIGEYKDCSFISEGTGTFTPSTNSNPSVGKKNSFHREPESRVEVMLPSHLEQKVLGVLKQVHPYEEVAYYLHKLENENQEVGAGMIGELASSMGENEFLNLLKSKMNLKIIKHTKLLNKEIKRVAVCGGAGIFLLPMAKKTRADIFITSDIKYHEFFDAENQIVICDIGHYESEIYTKDLLLELLSQKFTNIALYLTKVVTNPITYI, from the coding sequence ATGGTTTATACGATCAGCGATGTTGTTTCTTATTTAGAAAAACTTGCTCCTCCTGCATATCAAGAGTCTTACGACAATGCACAATTACTTACAGGAAATCCAAAAGACAAGGTAAAAGGTATTTTGTGCTCTTTAGATGCTACGGAAGAAGTAATCGATGAAGCTATGAAATTGGATTGTAATCTTGTCGTAGCTCATCATCCGATAGTCTTCAAAGGTCTGAGAAGTCTGACTGGAAAGAACTATGTAGAACGAACAATAATCAAAGCTATAAAAAATGATATCGCCATCTATGCCATTCATACAAATCTGGATCATGTAGCAATTGGTGTGAATAAAAAAATCTGTGATCAATTAGGACTTGAAAAGACGAAGGTCTTATCTCCTAAAAAAGAATTATTAACTAAGCTTACTACTTTTGTTCCACATGCCAACATCAATTCAGTACTTGAAGCTTTATTTGAAGCTGGCGCAGGAAGAATCGGAGAATACAAAGATTGTAGTTTTATTTCAGAAGGGACAGGAACTTTTACACCTTCAACAAATTCTAATCCTAGTGTAGGTAAAAAGAACAGCTTTCATCGAGAACCTGAGTCAAGGGTTGAAGTAATGCTACCCTCCCATTTGGAACAAAAAGTTCTTGGAGTATTGAAACAAGTTCACCCTTATGAAGAAGTCGCATATTATCTTCATAAATTGGAAAATGAAAATCAGGAAGTTGGTGCTGGAATGATTGGGGAATTAGCTTCAAGCATGGGGGAAAATGAATTTTTAAACCTGCTCAAGTCAAAAATGAATCTCAAAATTATCAAACATACCAAGCTATTAAACAAAGAAATCAAAAGAGTAGCTGTGTGTGGAGGTGCCGGGATTTTTCTTTTGCCTATGGCTAAAAAAACGAGAGCTGATATCTTTATTACCTCTGATATAAAATATCATGAATTCTTTGATGCTGAAAATCAAATAGTTATTTGTGACATCGGACATTACGAAAGTGAAATATATACAAAAGATTTATTATTGGAGCTTTTGTCACAAAAATTCACTAATATTGCACTCTATTTGACAAAAGTAGTTACGAATCCGATAACTTACATATAG
- a CDS encoding putative porin: MRFRYYSIFIFFVGFFVAEEAFSQRPTRVPPPGSGTFPPQQQRQQREVVNEGEGDDDTNGRRKLIDDSTKMVFGPKTTLYFFEKDVKRNRIKKTELDTLLNGFHYYEPVASSGWKYQDLGNIGTASKPIFYQAPKMIGTTSGFTAYDLYHHSPDSIKYYDTKSPYTKMALFFGGGNRNMMDLEFARNVTPNWNVGFNIHTIRATKTLNPARRDDLGTVQNSYSFQTSYKSDNEKYFLLANFSRMRHQVAEQGGIIPPDVDSTSLYFTYEDAKVWLRNSQAVDLRQDYHLYHEYELLKGWQIYQVFDKRKQDVTFKAALNSADGAFFDLYNPDRFNRQDSTINYNNFSEWRNEAGFKGDLGLLYYNAFVKFRTGRMESNYFVNPNGFDELSLGGALRGDLNEKWSFEAEGEYLIPGAFRIHGLFVSPFLEASYTKALYKPTSMQVLSRGNHHRWSNDFSNIGLDQIQGVIKADFKRWSIRPNLTINRVNNYVFFDENQQATQASGEAFMLIPGVKTSFNAGGKLFWETEAYYTLITGGGADNFRIPEIFVNSRIYFDSPLFDENLFVQIGLEGRYRSEYFAEAYNPAMQQFYLQDRFSNVEGYPVIDFFLNARINRTRILLRYNHVNSNLLSVPGYFVTPDFTGLKRTLDIGISWPLFD, encoded by the coding sequence GTGAGATTTAGATACTATAGTATATTTATATTTTTTGTAGGCTTTTTTGTAGCAGAAGAAGCCTTTTCTCAAAGGCCTACAAGAGTTCCACCACCAGGGTCTGGCACTTTTCCTCCGCAGCAACAAAGGCAGCAAAGAGAAGTAGTAAATGAAGGAGAAGGAGATGATGATACAAATGGCAGGAGGAAATTAATAGATGATTCGACCAAAATGGTATTTGGTCCAAAGACTACTTTGTATTTCTTCGAAAAGGATGTTAAGAGAAATCGAATCAAAAAGACAGAATTAGACACTTTGTTGAATGGTTTTCATTATTATGAACCAGTAGCTAGCTCGGGTTGGAAATATCAAGACCTTGGAAACATTGGAACTGCTTCAAAACCGATTTTTTATCAAGCTCCCAAAATGATAGGAACCACTTCTGGATTCACTGCTTATGATCTTTATCACCATTCCCCTGATAGCATCAAGTATTATGATACGAAGTCACCTTATACGAAAATGGCGCTGTTTTTTGGAGGGGGGAATAGAAATATGATGGATTTGGAATTTGCTAGAAATGTCACACCAAATTGGAATGTTGGGTTTAATATTCATACTATCCGAGCAACCAAAACACTCAATCCAGCAAGAAGAGATGATCTTGGGACTGTTCAAAACTCTTATTCATTTCAGACAAGTTATAAATCTGATAATGAAAAATATTTTCTGTTAGCAAATTTTTCAAGGATGAGACATCAAGTTGCCGAACAAGGTGGTATCATCCCTCCAGATGTGGATAGTACTTCTCTATACTTCACATATGAAGATGCTAAAGTATGGCTTCGAAATTCTCAAGCGGTTGATTTGAGACAAGATTATCATTTGTATCATGAATATGAATTGCTAAAAGGCTGGCAGATTTATCAGGTCTTTGATAAAAGGAAACAAGATGTCACATTCAAGGCTGCATTAAATTCTGCTGATGGTGCTTTTTTTGATTTGTACAATCCTGATAGGTTCAATAGACAAGATAGTACAATCAATTATAATAATTTTTCAGAATGGAGAAATGAAGCAGGATTCAAAGGAGATTTGGGTTTGCTATATTATAATGCTTTTGTGAAATTCCGAACGGGAAGAATGGAAAGTAACTATTTTGTCAACCCCAATGGATTTGATGAATTATCTTTAGGTGGCGCTTTGCGAGGGGATTTGAATGAGAAATGGAGCTTTGAAGCGGAGGGAGAATATTTGATTCCTGGAGCATTTAGGATTCATGGATTGTTTGTCTCACCTTTTTTAGAGGCTTCATACACCAAAGCTCTATACAAGCCAACTTCTATGCAAGTCTTATCTCGCGGGAATCATCATCGATGGAGCAATGACTTTTCAAATATTGGACTTGATCAAATCCAAGGTGTTATCAAAGCAGATTTCAAAAGATGGAGTATCAGACCTAACCTGACGATCAATAGAGTAAATAATTATGTTTTTTTTGATGAAAATCAACAAGCTACTCAAGCTTCAGGTGAAGCATTTATGTTAATCCCAGGGGTCAAAACTAGTTTTAATGCAGGTGGGAAGTTGTTTTGGGAGACAGAAGCTTACTATACTTTGATCACAGGAGGAGGCGCCGATAACTTCCGGATTCCAGAGATATTTGTAAATAGTAGAATTTATTTCGATAGCCCATTATTTGATGAAAACCTTTTTGTTCAAATCGGTTTGGAAGGTAGATACAGAAGTGAATATTTCGCTGAGGCATATAATCCGGCCATGCAGCAATTCTATCTTCAGGATAGATTTTCGAATGTTGAGGGATATCCAGTGATTGATTTCTTTCTAAATGCAAGAATTAATAGAACTAGAATCTTATTGAGATATAACCATGTGAATAGTAACTTGCTTTCTGTACCTGGTTATTTTGTCACTCCTGATTTCACAGGATTGAAGAGAACACTTGATATAGGGATTTCATGGCCTTTATTTGATTGA
- a CDS encoding ABC transporter permease encodes MNLTENIKEALRSVKINLLRTVLTGAIIAIGITSLVGMLTAIDAIKAQIEDSFSGLGANNFDIRSRGFSGGRAVQDGKTEKSYPAVKFRDAQEFKSEYSSIGLSTVYSTLSGAVEIKRGSKKTNPNIRVTGVDDLYLPIKGIKVEEGRNFSNTEIEYGSNVCIVGTELIDLLFEKEENALNKQISFFGNRYTIIGILEKQGSVGGGSGADRAVFIPVINGSRLDRRGTFRYTITASGSNPINLEYEMGQATGVMRKIRQDGIGEDDSFEITKSQTVGESLEEVAGYLRIGGFTIGFITLVGASIGLMNIMMVSVTERTREIGIRKALGATPLRIRQQFLIEAIVICLIGGVFGVILGIGIGNIVANTIGPGGFLIPWIWILVSFVICVFVGLSSGYIPAFKASKLDPIESLRYE; translated from the coding sequence ATGAATCTGACCGAAAATATAAAAGAGGCTTTAAGGTCTGTGAAAATTAATTTATTGCGAACAGTCTTGACTGGTGCAATTATCGCAATCGGAATTACTTCCTTAGTCGGAATGCTAACTGCTATAGATGCAATAAAAGCTCAAATTGAGGATAGCTTCTCTGGATTGGGTGCCAATAATTTTGATATTAGATCAAGAGGGTTTTCAGGTGGAAGAGCTGTACAAGATGGCAAGACAGAAAAATCTTATCCTGCGGTAAAATTCCGGGATGCTCAAGAATTTAAAAGTGAATACTCGTCTATCGGTTTATCAACAGTTTATTCTACCCTCTCGGGTGCTGTAGAAATAAAAAGAGGCTCCAAAAAGACTAATCCAAATATTAGAGTTACCGGTGTCGATGACTTGTATTTACCAATCAAAGGAATAAAAGTTGAAGAAGGAAGGAATTTTAGTAATACTGAAATTGAATATGGTTCAAATGTATGTATTGTAGGTACTGAATTAATCGATTTGTTATTTGAGAAAGAAGAAAATGCTTTGAACAAGCAAATTTCATTTTTCGGTAATAGATATACGATCATTGGTATTCTTGAGAAGCAAGGAAGTGTTGGTGGTGGATCTGGCGCAGATAGAGCAGTTTTTATACCTGTAATCAATGGGAGCAGGCTTGATAGGAGGGGTACGTTTAGGTACACGATAACTGCTAGTGGCTCTAACCCAATCAATCTTGAATACGAGATGGGTCAAGCTACTGGAGTAATGCGAAAAATCAGACAAGATGGAATTGGGGAAGATGATTCCTTTGAGATTACCAAAAGTCAAACCGTTGGAGAAAGCTTAGAGGAAGTAGCTGGGTATTTAAGGATAGGTGGTTTTACAATTGGTTTTATTACCTTAGTTGGAGCTTCAATTGGATTGATGAATATCATGATGGTGTCTGTAACTGAGCGAACTAGAGAAATCGGAATTCGTAAAGCCTTAGGAGCAACTCCTTTGAGGATTCGTCAGCAATTCTTAATTGAGGCGATTGTTATTTGTTTGATTGGAGGTGTTTTTGGAGTGATACTTGGGATTGGAATAGGAAATATTGTTGCGAATACGATTGGACCAGGTGGTTTTTTAATTCCTTGGATTTGGATTCTGGTTTCTTTCGTAATTTGTGTATTTGTTGGACTTTCTTCAGGGTATATACCTGCCTTCAAAGCAAGTAAATTAGACCCTATCGAATCATTACGCTATGAGTAA
- a CDS encoding LacI family DNA-binding transcriptional regulator, translating into MVRKKTSIKDIAKALGVSITTISFIINGKAEEKRISKEMVKKVEDYVAKVGYRPNHLAQSLRSGKSKVLVLMVEDISNSFFSNIARLIEEKAFKNDYKIIYCSTENSTEKAKELIHTFKSRNVDGFIITPTADLKFEIENLIKENFGVILFDRWIPGLDCSHVIVENRRSSFEATQHLIDTGAKKIIFITVSSDQTQMQDRLKGYLEALELANLSPFVFEEPFHSSSEEFMGDQIKEFLLNHPDADALFFATNYLAFEGLHAIRKLELRIPEDLQVLAFDDHFFFSLYQPSISAIAQPLEGIAEKLMEGILNQLDENIESKTFKVELANQFVPRKSTFSKS; encoded by the coding sequence ATGGTGAGAAAGAAAACTTCTATTAAAGATATAGCAAAAGCACTAGGTGTATCAATTACTACAATTTCTTTTATTATTAATGGAAAGGCTGAAGAAAAAAGAATCAGCAAAGAGATGGTGAAAAAAGTTGAGGATTATGTCGCGAAAGTAGGATATAGACCAAATCATTTGGCTCAAAGTCTTAGATCTGGCAAATCCAAAGTACTTGTTTTGATGGTTGAGGATATTTCTAATTCATTTTTCTCAAATATTGCACGCTTAATTGAAGAGAAAGCGTTTAAAAATGACTACAAGATTATTTACTGTAGTACAGAAAATAGTACTGAAAAAGCAAAAGAGTTAATTCACACTTTCAAAAGTAGGAATGTAGATGGTTTTATTATTACTCCTACAGCAGACCTTAAATTTGAAATTGAAAATTTAATTAAGGAAAATTTTGGCGTAATACTCTTTGATAGATGGATTCCAGGCCTAGATTGTAGTCATGTAATTGTTGAAAATAGAAGGAGTAGTTTTGAAGCAACCCAACATTTAATAGATACTGGAGCCAAAAAAATTATTTTTATTACAGTCTCCTCGGATCAAACGCAAATGCAGGATCGACTTAAAGGATATTTAGAAGCATTAGAGTTAGCAAATCTTTCTCCTTTTGTATTTGAAGAACCTTTTCATTCTTCTTCAGAAGAATTTATGGGGGATCAAATAAAGGAGTTTTTGCTTAATCATCCTGACGCAGATGCTTTATTTTTTGCTACAAACTATTTAGCGTTTGAGGGTTTACATGCGATTAGGAAACTAGAATTAAGGATTCCAGAAGATCTACAAGTTTTGGCATTTGATGATCACTTTTTCTTTAGCCTTTATCAACCAAGTATTTCGGCTATTGCCCAACCTTTAGAAGGAATTGCTGAGAAATTAATGGAGGGGATACTAAATCAACTAGATGAAAATATAGAATCAAAAACCTTCAAAGTTGAACTTGCTAATCAATTTGTTCCAAGAAAATCAACATTTTCAAAATCATAA